In Crassostrea angulata isolate pt1a10 chromosome 6, ASM2561291v2, whole genome shotgun sequence, a genomic segment contains:
- the LOC128186848 gene encoding chromodomain-helicase-DNA-binding protein 8-like isoform X1, with protein sequence MADDPMLSLFDTDGGSFLDDLTGPGLGQSMDSNFMGQGMSGDQIIQQSQGFGVQISEMQGNQFNPYQQTSSAPEPFSSDSFNQYNASQKLQQMNMNTPHSGITPNQPMMSPYRQQQQFRPSQPNMAQPSQNMGGYGNYGAQQVGPRLPNPPQQHMQVQQRMPQWNPGQSSPSRPHYMAQSQNMIQSQIMPTSQAMQGKFLSHPDFPQMPSSNASDFFQSSPATSTSFQRFQGNTSSNPQMYMQNRSQMPSVPISSPNAAMGHRQSSIQSLTPQQSQIPMQNQPTFQIQSTMGMPGFNNPSQQVPQQHALQYQGNFQQQQQQQPMNNVQSNNFQRFPFGQMPSNTPTKQGDASAQFNTSPNQNFHPSYPRMPSQRATTPSPRPPSTPEHASTPQINPRAPASVPQMEQLVSPPGPRSNVSTPVSSPFHQPQVSSSGPNFQHSNAIQISTSLPNSNGIGPISPNVKNAGNVRVTMTNTEREIQYLQQQLNQLQAAGQTQQTQQKMLEVQEKIRSLRATQEIQRQKAQADQQGGYTGPTNGTMQTQQQQPSQNQTNVVTVVKENPQVSAQQQQTMQQVQTSVQPQLLMQSQAVQQSQPIMQQQQPAQVPQPSMQQPQPPVQQQQTASQQPSSNPQQVFQIGQPMFVNQTRPPQNVLIVTSGTQRMMQPQIQQMPMHSPQKVQVILQPQGSQAAPQMISQQVPQSVNNLPHAMPAQGMTPMPPVGSQQGNIPSSVVQLQMGGVSQPAPQLIQAPPGTTFPPLQDFGSESNPASAEKPKKNKKAKKQQEKADKIVAEAVARAQAEGREVPKIMTGDIPATVNDVQNAEEEDSKKKKKRVRKPKTPKKEKKEGDVSSGEGTQELESQGESTMDGEKVEKKKAKPKVKAPVKKKKKPPATFLKKKKRKRHDSSESDPELKHAVGETEEMDDDSIQKRRSARNTKRKKYLDDVDLNLSDDDTQDVEPEAFAEQPAAVRVDTIEEDNSSIVDKILGSRMRKADKDISVDGETEEQSTSNEEVEEFFVKYKNFSYLHCEWKTAEELERGDKRIHQKLKRYYMKKTQSQNMFSELDEDELFNPDYTEVHRVLDVSKLSDPNGGDDITHFLVKWKGLPYEEATWELQQDVDPVKVEHFYKFREPPEDAEVKAQGTPDDWVKLEETREYKNGNSLRDYQLEGVNWLMFSWHNHQNCILADEMGLGKTIQSITFLNEVMLYGIKGPFLVVVPLSTLGNWEREFETWTSINAIVYHGSSTSRNMLQSYEMFYKDEKGQRIPNQYKFHALITTYEVIISDCELLSDIEWRVLIIDEAHRLKNAKCKLMEGLRMFDCEHQVLLSGTPLQNNTEELHSLLSFLEPERFKSTQAFLAEFGELKTDSQVEKLKAILKPMMLRRLKEDVEKNLASKEETIVEVELTNIQKKYYRAILERNFTFLSKGTGSSANVPNLLNTMMELRKCCNHPYLIKGAEDKILNENKESKGNDMEAVFKTMVHSSGKMVLLDKLLPKLKQGGHKVLIFSQMIRVLDILEDYLINKQYLFERLDGRICGKLRQEAIDRFSKPESDRFVFLLCTRAGGLGINLTAADTVIIYDSDWNPQNDLQAQARCHRIGQTKEVKVYRLITRNSYEREMFDKASLKLGLDKAVLQSMGSDKNAPQAQMTKKEIEELLRKGAYGALMDDDKAGDEFCEEDIDQILQQRTKVIQIESEGKGSTFAKASFSMSGNRTDIDINDPDFWKKWAKKADVDVEGLKHKNELIIQEPRQRKQTARYGNDDSVMEMSELDSSSNSDDEDEESRKTRSGLKKRGRPGRKRRGSDDDYDADDAEGYGRSDCFKVEKNLLVYGWGRWKDILSHGKFKKMLEEKDVENISRALLIYSLQQYKGDEKIKEFIWDLISPSSDGSLKNHSGLSAPVPRGRKGKNKKKEGKPETSSELVKYNKMKNCDPEVVLRDPGYRKHLHRHANKVLLRVRLLYYLKEEIIGAQAVEKVSQGLNASEIEIPQADPDGDPPTTWWDEEADKSLLIGVYKHGYEKYNMMRQDPALVFLGKCGPPDGAALAAEQNDDDDEDLDESKMKQDDDEDVSMSSIPESSKKTTPASVLPVEKPEGGEGSEEGDKLPFPSSSDLNTRLRRIITSFQRNHKRMLIKNAQRVKRMERQERFEAVLKERETQRMQYQQWSVPDPYGLSLQHLSDSSSRWSRREEQDFYRVISSFGVEFDLVTGRYKWDRFRQLAHLEKKFDDTLTEYFQAFYHMCMRVCKKFKNDDDALPPNNIYVDPITEERASRCLARIDMLNKIRTETLNHPKLDERVKLCQPSYDLPSWWICGQHDRDLLIGAARHGVVRTDYHILFDPNLSFIDVLKTKQATSHSSSPLPTKDKEIKTEDSEEKVVKKEKESKEKVKEEIKEEVVTETVSVKSEDDDEKSEKSQKNTEAVKEESKDSKMEVEEPSEKSNEEKEKINGESEMEVSEDKSEQAEAKSGETSLNKSLEESPDKTNGKKSPVKEEVEEKAVKMEVEDLSVKKENEDSLIKKESEDSLEKKEDEKVQVKKEEEESIVKKELSELVKEETEPQDLTSIKEKDKGANSDPGVKEEVKGKGADDTEQKVRDIVKDIKRQTTEEMAKSERKKDIRCTYDEEELQKFLARREEMEAEGMTADYFPESQLSSVVNWPKDRVLFHRLEHICYCVEHNEWPFPKRMSYIPMNYDSRSGTPVGSSTPKDDPELSQSDAGDSVYDGVKVKSDLNKDFEAMMPEGDGLKMTFHKRRGQGRKYDFEGSRMQQLMNRSAASSDNESLTETPRSQVPAHLSPRHSPHHYLFSQTPADLLNGAGPELDPELLRRSMMEHALYFGDRRGRRGRKRKAEKMAEIAMAEALSKRNTARAVATVEPESRVPVINLEDGSRLSGDEAPLKRDLDKWLDEHPGYMVDRPPEMYPLEDEELSESGDRRRGRRPKVDPAMLDPMKLTGEENVSVVNRVTGKRITGAKAPPIRYLSEWLEQNPQYDIDPKWTDIVKSKANLPKSLSSRVSTPSSERRRGRPRERDLSSSLLSDNPYSAASLAASMSAFPGLGLMSGFGKMPMGMPFGTLPSLGLANPMLAGFAGLMPGLSPSLAKAMESEARKDKSPGSSKESSKSKSPSSSQTPHPSFPMLYNPLLFNPLLAAQAAGGLNFSLPTSLPSSFASLAQPGLVNGQGDSDLEEGEIKRYSQGEHNEQEIAQDLSVRRKEAHSHHRKRKSYEASHSAVTKSSRDEDQSACLDLSIKSKPRESPKASEVSSRSHSASESPKDSSKTKNKIQGSFKLDKILDTLKDKVNKMEDKPVKKERDKDKESKLNSILMKIAKEKDVDVNTLNTMDTAEASHLKCSEASDLSSERKESESSKEEVDTAEKDEDQS encoded by the exons ATGGCAGATGACCCCATGCTAAGTTTGTTTGACACAGATGGAGGGAGTTTTCTGGATGATTTGACTGGGCCAGGATTGGGGCAGAGTATGGATAGCAATTTCATGGGCCAGGGAATGTCAGGTGACCAGATAATACAACAGTCCCAAGGTTTTGGGGTTCAGATATCAGAAATGCAGGGAAATCAGTTTAATCCCTACCAGCAAACAAGTTCTGCACCTGAGCCGTTCTCAAGTGACAGCTTTAATCAGTACAATGCCAGTCAGAAGTTACAACAAATGAACATGAACACACCTCACAGTGGCATAACACCCAATCAACCAATGATGTCCCCATACAGGCAACAACAACAGTTCAGACCCTCACAACCCAACATGGCTCAACCAAGTCAAAACATGGGTGGGTATGGAAACTATGGGGCTCAGCAAGTCGGACCCCGCTTGCCGAATCCTCCTCAGCAGCACATGCAAGTTCAGCAGAGAATGCCTCAGTGGAACCCTGGCCAGTCTAGTCCTAGTCGTCCTCATTACATGGCCCAGTCTCAGAATATGATTCAGTCCCAGATTATGCCCACCTCACAAGCCATGCAGGGCAAGTTTCTTTCACACCCTGACTTTCCACAGATGCCCTCCTCCAACGCCTCAGATTTCTTTCAGAGCAGTCCTGCAACTTCAACTTCTTTCCAGCGCTTTCAAGGTAACACATCATCTAATCCACAAATGTACATGCAGAATAGAAGTCAAATGCCCTCTGTGCCAATATCTAGCCCTAACGCCGCCATGGGACACAGGCAGAGCAGCATACAGTCCTTGACTCCTCAGCAGTCACAGATACCCATGCAAAATCAACCAACATTCCAAATACAGAGCACAATGGGAATGCCAGGATTTAATAACCCTTCTCAACAGGTACCTCAGCAACATGCTTTACAATATCAGGGCAACTTtcagcaacaacaacaacaacaaccaatGAATAATGTTCAATCGAATAATTTTCAGCGATTTCCGTTTGGCCAGATGCCCAGCAATACACCCACTAAACAGGGAGATGCTTCAGCACAGTTCAATACAAGTCCCAACCAGAACTTTCACCCTTCTTACCCTAGGATGCCCTCTCAAAGGGCAACAACCCCCTCACCAAGGCCACCATCGACtcctgagcatgcttccacCCCTCAAATCAATCCTAGAGCCCCTGCTTCTGTTCCACAGATGGAACAACTGGTCTCACCACCTGGACCACGTTCAAATGTGTCCACACCTGTATCTAGTCCATTCCATCAACCACAAGTGAGTAGTAGTGGGCCAAACTTCCAACACTCGAATGCTATTCAAATCAGTACATCTCTACCAAACTCGAATGGCATAGGCCCAATCAGTCCAAATGTGAAAAATGCTGGGAATGTTAGAGTGACTATGACAAATACCGAACGTGAAATACAGTACCTGCAGCAGCAGTTGAATCAGTTGCAAGCAGCAGGGCAGACACAGCAAACTCAACAGAAGATGCTGGAAGTGCAAGAGAAGATTCGTTCCCTTCGTGCTACTCAAGAAATTCAAAGACAAAAGGCCCAAGCAGATCAACAAGGTGGGTATACTGGACCAACAAATGGGACAATGCAAACACAGCAACAACAACCATCTCAGAATCAAACCAATGTTGTTACAGTGGTAAAAGAAAACCCTCAGGTTTCAGCTCAACAGCAGCAAACAATGCAACAAGTCCAAACTTCAGTACAACCACAACTCCTAATGCAGTCTCAAGCAGTACAACAATCTCAGCCGATAATGCAACAACAGCAACCAGCACAAGTTCCACAGCCTTCCATGCAACAACCACAGCCACCtgtacaacaacaacaaactgCTAGTCAGCAACCTTCCTCAAACCCACAGCAAGTGTTTCAGATTGGTCAGCCTATGTTTGTGAATCAGACACGGCCCCCTCAGAATGTCCTGATAGTGACATCTGGTACACAGAGGATGATGCAACCACAAATACAACAAATGCCAATGCATTCTCCCCAAAAAGTTCAGGTTATTCTTCAG ccACAAGGAAGCCAAGCTGCCCCTCAGATGATCAGTCAACAAGTGCCTCAGTCAGTAAACAATCTACCTCATGCTATGCCTGCTCAGGGCATGACTCCTATGCCACCTGTAGGGTCGCAACAAGGAAACATTCCGTCAAGCGTTGTTCAACTTCAGATGGGCGGAGTCTCTCAACCTGCCCCTCAGCTTATCCAGGCACCACCAGGCACAACATTTCCGCCTCTTCAAGACTTTGGCAGCGAGAGCAACCCCGCAAGTGCagaaaaaccaaagaaaaataagaaGGCCAAGAAACAGCAAGAGAAAGCGGACAAGATTGTGGCAGAAGCTGTAGCGCGGGCCCAGGCGGAGGGCAGGGAGGTGCCAAAGATTATGACTGGGGACATCCCGGCTACTGTGAATGATGTACAAAATGCAGAGGAGGAGGACtccaagaaaaagaaaaaacgtGTCAGGAAACCAAAGACACCCAAAAAGGAGAAGAAGGAAGGTGATGTGAGTAGTGGGGAAGGAACACAGGAGCTGGAGAGTCAAGGAGAATCTACCATGGATGGAGAGAAAGTAGAAAAGAAGAAAGCCAAGCCTAAAGTAAAAGCACCtgtaaagaagaagaaaaa aCCTCCAGctacatttttgaaaaagaaaaagcgAAAACGTCACGATTCATCCGAGTCAGATCCTGAACTTAAACATGCAGTGGGTGAGACCGAGGAAATGGATGACGACTCAATCCAG AAAAGGCGCTCTGCTCGTAATACAAAGAGGAAGAAGTACCTGGATGATGTGGATTTGAACCTGTCGGATGATGACACCCAAGATGTGGAACCAGAAGCCTTTGCTGAACAGCCGGCAGCTGTCAGAGTG gACACCATTGAGGAGGACAACAGCTCTATTGTGGATAAAATTCTGGGAAGCAGAATGAGAAAAGCGGACAAAGAT ATCAGTGTAGATGGGGAAACAGAAGAGCAATCAACATCAAATGAAGAAGTTGAGGAATTCTTTGTTAAATACAAGAACTT TTCCTATTTGCACTGTGAGTGGAAAACAGCAGAAGAATTAGAAAGGGGAGATAAACGCATTCATCAGAAATTAAAACGATACTACATGAAGAAAACCCAAAGTCAGAATATGTTCTCAGAG TTGGATGAGGACGAACTCTTTAATCCTGATTACACTGAGGTACATCGAGTCTTAGATGTGTCCAAGCTCAGTGACCCGAATGGTGGTGATGACATTACACACTTCCTGGTCAAGTGGAAGGGGTTGCCCTATGAGGAAGCCACATGGGAGCTACAGCAGGATGTGGATCCTGTAAAGGTGGAGCATTTTTACAAGTTCCGGGAGCCACCAGAGGATGCAGAG GTTAAAGCTCAAGGTACACCTGATGACTGGGTAAAACTAGAGGAGACCAGAGAGTACAAGAATGGCAACTCCCTTCGAGACTACCAGCTGGAGGGGGTCAATTGGCTGATGTTTAGCTGGCACAACCACCAGAACTGTATTCTGGCTGATGAGATGGGTCTGGGCAAAACCATTCAGAGTATCACCTTCCTGAATGAAGTCATGCTGTATGGAATCAAGGGGCCTTTCCTTGTGGTGGTTCCCCTGTCCACATTAGGCAACTGGGAGAGAGAGTTCGAAACCTGGACAAGCATTAATGCCATTGTTTATCATGGAAG TTCCACCAGTCGAAACATGCTGCAGTCCTATGAAATGTTTTACAAAGATGAGAAAGGACAACGAATTCCAAACCAATATAAATTTCATGCTCTGATTACGACTTATGAAGTCATCATCTCAGATTGTGAGTTGCTGAGTGACATTGAGTGGAGAGTTCTAATCATAGATGAAGCTCATCGTCTTAAGAACGCCAAGTGCAAGTTGATGGAAGGCCTAAGGATGTTTGATTGT GAGCACCAGGTCCTACTGTCGGGAACACCCCTGCAGAATAACACAGAGGAACTTCACAGTCTACTCAGCTTCCTGGAACCAGAGAGATTCAAGTCAACTCAGGCATTCTTGGCAGAATTTGGGGAACTCAAAACAGATTCCCAAGTGGAGAAGCTGAAAGCT ATCCTGAAACCAATGATGTTGAGAAGGTTGAAAGAAGATGTAGAGAAGAATCTTGCTTCCAAAGAAGAGACCATTGTTGAG GTGGAGTTGACAAACATTCAGAAGAAATACTACAGGGCTATTTTGGAGCGTAACTTTACTTTCTTGTCCAAAGGCACTGGTTCTTCAGCCAATGTACCGAATCTGCTGAATACAATGATGGAGCTGCGAAAATGTTGCAACCATCCATATCTTATCAAAG gTGCTGAGGATAAAATCTTGAATGAGAATAAGGAAAGCAAAGGAAATGATATGGAAGCTGTGTTCAAAACTATGGTGCACTCGTCAGGTAAAATGGTGCTGTTGGACAAACTCCTCCCCAAACTGAAGCAGGGGGGACACAAAGTCCTGATCTTCTCCCAGATGATCCGAGTGCTGGATATCCTGGAGGATTATCTTATTAACAAACA ATATTTGTTTGAGCGACTGGACGGCCGGATCTGTGGTAAGCTGCGACAGGAGGCCATTGATCGATTCTCTAAGCCCGAGTCGGACCGATTTGTCTTCCTGCTGTGTACACGCGCCGGGGGTCTGGGTATCAACCTAACCGCTGCCGACACAGTCATCATCTATGACTCGGACTGGAACCCCCAGAATGATCTTCAG GCTCAAGCCCGTTGTCACAGAATTGGTCAAACAAAGGAAGTCAAAGTATATCGCCTTATCACCAGAAACTCCTATGAGAGAGAGATGTTTGACAAGGCTTCACTCAAGCTTGGTCTGGACAAGGCTGTGCTCCAGTCCATGGGCTCAGACAAGAATGCACCT cAAGCCCAGATGACCAAGAAGGAGATAGAGGAGTTGTTACGTAAGGGGGCGTACGGTGCTCTGATGGACGATGACAAAGCCGGGGACGAATTCTGTGAAGAAGACATTGATCAGATTCTACAGCAGCGCACAAAAGTTATCCAGATTGAATCAGAAGGAAAGGGCTCAACCTTTGCCAAG GCAAGTTTCTCAATGTCTGGCAACAGAACAGATATTGATATCAATGATCCAGACTTCTGGAAGAAGTGGGCCAAGAAGGCAGATGTTGATGTCGAGGGATTAAAACACAAG AATGAACTGATTATACAAGAACCAAGACAGAGGAAGCAGACTGCTCGCTATGGAAATGATGACAGCGTGATGGAGATGTCAGAGCTGGACTCGTCCAGTAATAGCGATGATGAGGATGAAGAATCCAGGAAGACCCGGAGCGGGTTGAAGAAGCGTGGGCGCCCAGGCAGGAAGAGGCGTGGTTCGGACGATGACTACGACGCCGATGATGCTGAGGGCTATGGAAGATCCGACTGCTTCAAAGTGGAGAAGAACCTCCTGGTTTATGG ATGGGGTAGATGGAAGGATATCCTATCCCATGGGAAATTCAAGAAGATGCTCGAGGAGAAGGATGTCGAAAATATTTCTAGGGCTTTG ttaATTTATTCCCTTCAACAGTACAAGGGagatgaaaaaattaaagagtTCATTTGGGATTTGATCTCCCCCTCAAGTGATGGATCTCTAAAAAACCACTCAG GGTTGTCTGCTCCTGTACCAAGAGGTAGGAAAGGCAAAAATAAGAAGAAAGAGGGAAAGCCAGAGACCAGCAGTGAACTGGTCAAGTACAACAAGATGAAGAACTGTGATCCAGAAGTAGTGCTACGGGACCCTGGCTACCGCAAACATCTCCACAGACATGCTAACAA AGTGCTATTGAGGGTAAGACTGTTGTACTACCTGAAAGAAGAAATCATAGGGGCTCAAGCAGTGGAGAAGGTCTCTCAGGGATTAAATGCAAG TGAGATAGAAATTCCTCAGGCTGATCCGGACGGAGACCCGCCCACCACCTGGTGGGACGAGGAGGCAGACAAGTCCCTGCTGATCGGGGTCTATAAACACG GTTATGAGAAGTACAACATGATGAGACAGGACCCTGCACTGGTCTTCTTGGGCAAGTGTGGACCACCAGATGGCGCTGCTCTAGCGGCCGAACAGAATGATGACGATga TGAGGACCTGGATGAATCCAAGATGAAGCAAGACGATGATGAGGATGTGTCAATGAGCTCGATACCTGAGTCCAGCAAAAAGACTACCCCAGCCTCTGTCCTGCCCGTTGAGAAACCTGAGGGTGGAGAGGGGTCAGAGGAAGGGGATAAACTGCCATTCCCATCATCCTCCGACCTGAACACTCGCCTCCGCAGAATCATCACCAGCTTCCAGCGAAACCACAAGAGAATGCTTATCAAGAATGCCCAGAGGgttaaa AGAATGGAACGCCAGGAGCGATTTGAAGCGGTGCTGAAGGAGCGTGAGACCCAGAGAATGCAGTATCAACAATGGTCGGTACCGGACCCCTATGGTCTATCCCTCCAACA TTTGTCTGACAGTTCAAG cCGTTGGTCAAGAAGAGAGGAGCAAGACTTCTATCGGGTCATCTCCAGCTTTGGGGTGGAGTTTGACCTGGTTACTGGACGCTACAAGTGGGACCGGTTCCGACAGCTGGCTCACCTGGAGAAGAAGTTTGACGACACCCTGACAGAGTACTTCCAGGCCTTCTATCACATGTGTATGCGAGTCtgcaaaaagtttaaaaatgatgatgatg CTCTGCCACCAAATAACATATATGTTGACCCCATCACTGAGGAGAGGGCCAGTCGATGCCTCGCTAGGATCGACATGTTGAACAAGATCCGCACAGAAACCTTGAATCACCCCAAGTTGGATGAGAGAGTGAAGCTCTGTCAGCCGTCCTATGATTTACCATCGTGGTGGATCTGTGGTCAACATGATAGGGACCTTCTCATTGGTGCAGCTAG GCATGGTGTTGTGCGGACAGACTACCACATCCTGTTTGATCCCAACCTGTCCTTTATTGATGTGCTAAAAACTAAGCAAGCTACTAGTCATTCCAGCTCCCCCTTGCCAACCAAAG acaaagaaataaaaacagaagACAGTGAAGAAAAAGTGgtgaaaaaagagaaagaaagtaAAGAAAAGGTGAAAGAAGAAATCAAAGAGGAAGTAGTTACAGAAACAGTGTCAGTGAAATCagaagatgatgatgaaaaaTCAGAAAAGTCACAGAAAAATACAGAAGCTGTAAAGGAGGAATCCAAAGACTCAAAAATGGAGGTAGAAGAGCCTTCAGAAAAGTCAAATGAAGAGAAAGAGAAGATAAATGGTGAATCTGAAATGGAGGTGTCTGAAGACAAATCTGAACAAGCAGAAGCCAAGTCAGGTGAAACTTCCCTCAATAAATCTTTGGAAGAGTCACCAGATAAAACTAATGGAAAGAAATCACCTGTAAAAGAAGAGGTAGAAGAAAAGGCAGTGAAAATGGAAGTTGAAGATTTGTCAGTCAAGAAGGAAAATGAAGATTCCCtcattaaaaaagaaagtgAAGACTCATTAGAAAAGAAGGAAGATGAAAAGGTGCAGGTTAAGAAAGAAGAGGAAGAATCCATTGTGAAAAAGGAATTATCTGAGTTAGTCAAGGAAGAGACAGAGCCACAGGACCTGACCTCCATAAAGGAGAAGGACAAAGGAGCAAACAGTGATCCAGGGGTGAAGGAGGAAGTAAAGGGCAAGGGTGCTGACGACACGGAGCAGAAGGTGAGGGACATCGTGAAGGACATTAAACGCCAAACCACGGAAGAAATGGCCAAGTCAGAGAGGAAGAAAGACATCAGATGTACCTATGATGAGGAG GAGCTTCAGAAGTTTTTGGCCAGAAGAGAGGAGATGGAGGCGGAGGGAATGACAGCCGATTACTTCCCAGAGAGTCAACTCAGTTCTGTCGTCAACTGGCCAAAG GACCGAGTGTTGTTCCATCGGCTGGAGCACATCTGTTACTGTGTGGAGCACAATGAATGGCCATTCCCCAAGCGTATGTCATACATCCCCATGAACTACGACTCCCGCAGCGGAACACCTGTTGGGTCCTCGACCCCAAAGGACGACCCCGAGCTCAGCCAATCTGATGCTGGAGACTCAGTCTACGATGGTGTCAAGGTGAAGTCAGATTTAAATAAGGACTTTGAAGCTATGATGCCTGAG GGTGATGGTTTGAAGATGACCTTCCACAAGAGAAGAGGACAGGGTCGTAAATATGATTTTGAAG GCAGCCGCATGCAGCAGCTGATGAACCGCAGCGCAGCCTCTAGTGACAATGAGAGTCTGACAGAAACGCCCCGATCTCAGGTACCTGCTCACCTGTCTCCTCGGCACTCCCCTCATCACTACCTATTCTCACAG ACCCCAGCAGATCTTTTGAATGGTGCTGGTCCTGAATTGGACCCTGAACTGCTAAGAAGAAGCATG ATGGAGCATGCTCTGTATTTTGGAGACCGGAGAGGCAGAAGAGGTCGTAAGAGGAAGGCCGAAAAGATGGCAGAGATTGCAATGGCTGAAGCTCTGTCCAAGAGAAACACAGCCAGAGCTGTTGCCACTGTTGAACCAG AATCTCGTGTTCCTGTGATTAACTTGGAGGATGGTAGTCGGCTGTCGGGAGATGAGGCTCCACTGAAGCGTGACCTGGATAAATGGTTGGATGAACATCCAGGTTACATGGTGGACAGACCTCCAGAAATGTACCCTCTAGAGGATGAGGAGCTATCAGAG TCTGGTGATAGAAGGAGAGGAAGAAGACCAAAAGTGGACCCAGCCATGTTAGATCCCATGAAGCTGACAGGAGAAGAAAATGTTTCAGTTGTCAATAGGGTCACTGGCAAAAGG ATAACTGGTGCTAAAGCTCCTCCTATTAGATACTTGAGTGAGTGGTTAGAACAGAATCCTCAGTATGATATAGATCCAAAATGGACAGATATTGTCAAATCCAAG GCCAATTTACCAAAGAGTTTGTCATCGCGTGTGAGTACCCCATCCTCGGAACGCCGGCGTGGAAGACCAAGGGAACGGGACCTGTCCTCTTCCTTGCTCTCAGACAATCCATACAGTGCTGCTTCTCTGGCAGCCAGTATGTCTGCATTCCCAGGCTTAGGCCTAATGTCAGGCTTTGGCAAAATGCCAATGGGAATGCCCTTTGGAACATTGCCCAGTTTAGGGCTGGCTAATCCTATGCTGGCAGGTTTTGCTGGCTTGATGCCAGGACTTTCACCTTCCTTGGCAAAGGCCATGGAAAGTGAAGCTAGAAAGGACAAATCCCCAGGCAGCAGCAAAGAGTCGAGCAAATCAAAGTCCCCAAGTAGCTCACAGACTCCTCACCCTTCGTTTCCTATGTTGTACAATCCACTTCTCTTTAATCCCCTTTTAGCAGCACAAGCTGCTGGGGGCTTGAACTTCTCCCTGCCTACTTCACTGCCTTCATCTTTTGCCTCCCTGGCTCAACCTGGTCTTGTAAATGGACAAGGTGATTCTGATCTAGAGGAGGGAGAAATCAAACGATATAGCCAGGGTGAGCATAACGAACAGGAGATTGCACAGGACCTGTCTGTCAGGCGCAAAGAGGCTCATTCCCACCACAGAAAGCGAAAAAGTTATGAAGCTTCACACTCTGCAGTAACCAAGAGTTCAAGGGATGAGGACCAATCTGCATGTTTAGACCTTTCTATTAAATCAAAACCAAGAGAGTCGCCAAAAGCTAGTGAGGTGTCAAGTAGATCACATTCTGCTTCTGAATCACCAAAAGACAGTTcgaaaaccaaaaataaaatacagggTTCATTCAAATTGGATAAAATTTTGGACACGCTGAAGGACAAAGTGAACAAAATGGAAGATAAACCTGTTAAAAAAGAGAGAGACAAAGACAAAGAGTCCAAGCTGAATAGCATTCTTATGAAAATCGCCAAAGAAAAGGATGTGGATGTGAATACATTAAACACCATGGACACTGCAGAAGCATCCCATTTGAAGTGTTCAGAAGCTTCTGATCTTTCTTCAGAGAGGAAAGAAAGCGAGTCGTCGAAGGAAGAGGTAGATACG